In one Pseudomonas purpurea genomic region, the following are encoded:
- a CDS encoding isocyanide synthase family protein: MHGIPSQSTASVILDEILQYRRRFSAADQDLSAENRLVRHTQLPRIEAFVAQNRPIEFVLPAFPAKSPNPNKVLGEVPDMAEKLSLTFLNEVCRTIQQHYAPGARLTICSDGHVFSDLIGVSDATINVYQDQIKALIRDENLQHLAVLNLGDIQEFSPLIGNYDALRDTLIKGYADPLDAIRDQLISDEDGTRLYRAITRFLFEDGLLPDYQGSKTALQRDARQRAYGVIQSSWAWGNLLARCFPDAIRLSIHPQPASSLKMGIHMLPTKDDWLTPWHGTAVEIDGSFVLMKKAEALEINAEPVWIDGAHSHYQVTTQPRAEVA; this comes from the coding sequence GTGCACGGAATCCCTAGCCAATCCACTGCCTCAGTCATCCTCGACGAAATCCTGCAATACCGCCGACGCTTTTCAGCGGCCGACCAAGACCTTAGCGCAGAAAACCGACTTGTGCGGCACACCCAATTGCCGCGCATCGAAGCCTTCGTGGCCCAGAACCGGCCGATCGAGTTTGTGCTGCCGGCGTTCCCGGCCAAATCGCCGAACCCCAACAAGGTGCTGGGCGAAGTGCCGGACATGGCCGAAAAACTCTCGCTGACCTTCCTCAATGAGGTCTGCCGCACCATCCAGCAGCATTACGCCCCCGGCGCACGGCTGACGATCTGTTCCGACGGCCACGTATTTTCCGACCTGATCGGCGTTTCCGATGCCACCATCAACGTCTATCAGGACCAGATCAAGGCACTGATACGCGATGAAAACCTGCAACACCTGGCGGTGCTGAACCTGGGTGACATTCAGGAGTTCTCACCCCTGATCGGCAACTACGATGCCCTGCGCGACACGCTTATCAAGGGCTATGCCGACCCGCTGGACGCCATCCGCGATCAACTGATCAGCGACGAGGACGGCACCCGGTTGTACCGCGCCATTACCCGATTCCTGTTTGAAGACGGTTTGCTGCCGGACTACCAGGGTTCCAAGACCGCGCTGCAACGCGACGCCCGGCAACGCGCCTACGGGGTGATCCAGAGCAGTTGGGCCTGGGGCAATTTGCTGGCCCGGTGCTTTCCCGACGCGATTCGGCTGTCGATCCACCCGCAACCGGCGTCGAGCCTGAAGATGGGCATCCACATGCTGCCGACCAAGGACGACTGGTTGACGCCATGGCACGGCACCGCCGTGGAAATCGACGGCAGCTTCGTGCTGATGAAAAAGGCCGAAGCCCTGGAAATCAACGCCGAGCCGGTGTGGATCGATGGCGCTCACAGCCATTACCAGGTCACCACCCAGCCACGCGCCGAAGTGGCCTGA
- a CDS encoding VF530 family protein — protein sequence MTEQNTNPLHGVTLEQILTALVQHYEWAGLAERIDIRCFKSDPSIKSSLTFLRKTPWAREKVERLYVKLMRTKRPL from the coding sequence ATGACCGAACAGAACACCAACCCGTTGCACGGCGTGACGCTGGAACAGATCCTCACGGCGTTGGTTCAACACTACGAGTGGGCGGGGCTGGCCGAGCGGATCGACATTCGTTGCTTCAAGAGCGACCCCAGCATCAAGTCCAGCCTGACGTTCCTGCGTAAAACGCCGTGGGCGCGGGAGAAGGTCGAGCGTCTCTACGTGAAGCTGATGCGCACCAAACGTCCGCTGTAA
- a CDS encoding TauD/TfdA family dioxygenase, with the protein MNPHTRFHVTPHQPFGLLIGPAFSGQTVEQLPVSELRALAREHHLLVLRGFAPTFRDSPSLTRYARQWGEIKMWPFGAVLDVREHHDATDHIFDHSGVPLHWDGMYKPTIPEFQLFNCLHAPAENEGGCTTFLNTRALLADVPPAILELWKTVRVTYRIQKVVHYGGEVCSPLLVADPRDGQWVLRYNEPAEKDKRFLNRHALEYHGLAPEQVEAFEQDLHRRLHDPRFFYAHTWQPNDVVIADNFSLLHGREAFTARSARHLQRVHIHGSPVCHNTALAHAGDGLPIATQG; encoded by the coding sequence ATGAACCCTCACACGCGTTTTCACGTCACACCTCATCAGCCTTTCGGCCTGCTCATCGGCCCGGCGTTCAGCGGCCAAACCGTCGAGCAACTGCCGGTCAGCGAACTGCGAGCGCTGGCCCGCGAGCATCATTTGCTGGTCCTGCGCGGCTTTGCGCCGACCTTCCGTGACTCACCGTCGCTGACCCGCTACGCCCGGCAGTGGGGCGAGATCAAGATGTGGCCGTTCGGCGCCGTGCTGGATGTGCGCGAACACCATGACGCCACCGACCACATTTTCGACCACAGTGGCGTGCCCTTGCATTGGGACGGCATGTACAAGCCGACCATTCCCGAATTCCAACTGTTCAACTGCCTGCACGCCCCCGCCGAAAACGAGGGCGGTTGCACCACGTTCCTCAATACCCGCGCCCTGCTCGCCGACGTTCCGCCCGCGATTCTGGAGCTGTGGAAAACCGTGCGCGTGACCTACCGCATCCAGAAAGTCGTGCACTACGGCGGCGAGGTCTGTTCGCCGCTGCTGGTGGCCGACCCGCGCGACGGGCAGTGGGTACTGCGCTACAACGAACCGGCAGAAAAGGACAAACGCTTCCTCAACCGCCACGCCCTGGAGTACCACGGCCTTGCGCCCGAACAGGTTGAAGCCTTCGAACAGGACCTGCATCGACGCCTGCACGACCCGCGTTTCTTCTACGCTCACACCTGGCAGCCGAACGACGTGGTGATCGCCGACAACTTCTCCCTGCTGCATGGCCGCGAAGCCTTCACAGCCCGGTCTGCCCGGCACTTGCAGCGCGTGCACATCCACGGCTCGCCCGTGTGCCACAACACTGCGCTGGCCCATGCCGGCGACGGTCTGCCCATTGCAACTCAAGGATAA
- a CDS encoding PadR family transcriptional regulator — protein sequence MRDHHSHREHVDSRDGFEKRPGPGRERGGRGPRVFAPGDLKLLLLALIAEQPCHGYDLIRQIESMFDGAYSPSPGVIYPTLTFLEESEMILGDADGGKKRYSITDAGRLSLTDQAIALDGVRMRIEVSKRSLRGHDRPAEIHEAVHNLRHALQMHHGRWSAEEILRVRDLLNNTAKAIVDGPSPLAAQENAE from the coding sequence ATGAGAGACCATCATTCCCACCGCGAACACGTCGACAGCCGCGATGGCTTCGAAAAACGCCCTGGCCCCGGCCGTGAACGCGGCGGTCGCGGCCCCCGGGTATTCGCCCCCGGTGACCTGAAATTACTGCTGCTGGCGCTGATCGCCGAACAGCCGTGCCACGGCTACGACCTGATCCGCCAGATCGAAAGCATGTTCGACGGCGCCTACAGCCCCAGCCCCGGCGTGATCTACCCGACCCTGACGTTCCTGGAAGAAAGCGAAATGATTCTGGGCGACGCCGATGGCGGAAAAAAACGCTACAGCATCACCGACGCCGGACGTCTGTCTTTAACGGACCAGGCGATTGCCCTGGACGGCGTGCGCATGCGCATCGAAGTCAGCAAGCGTTCGTTGCGCGGCCACGACCGCCCCGCCGAAATTCACGAAGCGGTGCACAACCTGCGCCACGCCCTGCAAATGCATCACGGTCGCTGGAGCGCCGAAGAGATTCTTCGGGTACGCGACCTGCTCAACAACACCGCCAAAGCCATCGTCGATGGCCCCTCCCCACTCGCGGCACAGGAGAACGCCGAATGA
- a CDS encoding adhesin — MFKKFAIVTPLAVLALNSSLAFAVEPISQTINVRTFIPTATFNVAPQNPDFGKDLEIRLVNSNDSSAGFQPVSAVHNLKHTDAKGAINAFIEGGQAAATLYNGTSGIPMTVSMGSVELTDKSEEIVNETDSVAGVQRTMTIRTSTPTAAQTGDFAGVFTVVYEPVMKP; from the coding sequence ATGTTCAAGAAATTTGCAATCGTAACCCCGCTGGCGGTTTTGGCACTGAATTCTTCTCTGGCATTTGCTGTTGAGCCGATCTCGCAAACTATTAACGTACGTACGTTCATTCCGACCGCTACATTTAACGTTGCGCCGCAAAATCCTGACTTCGGTAAGGACCTGGAAATTCGCTTGGTCAATAGCAACGACAGCAGTGCCGGTTTTCAACCGGTGAGTGCCGTTCATAACCTCAAGCACACCGATGCAAAAGGTGCAATTAATGCTTTCATCGAGGGTGGTCAGGCTGCTGCGACTCTCTACAACGGCACTAGCGGTATTCCGATGACGGTTTCCATGGGCAGTGTTGAGTTGACTGATAAATCTGAGGAAATCGTCAACGAAACGGACTCCGTCGCCGGCGTGCAGCGCACAATGACGATCAGAACCTCCACGCCGACTGCCGCGCAAACAGGGGATTTTGCCGGAGTTTTTACCGTCGTCTATGAACCTGTTATGAAACCGTGA
- a CDS encoding Pr6Pr family membrane protein, translating to MRAFITAAAVLGWVGLSIQLYLIFYGRWSVGASLLGGLVSFFSFFTVLTNTLVAVVLSHALTGRTSKARGFFLTPWVSSAIAVSIAVVGLAYNLLLRHLWHPQGWQFLADELLHDVMPLLFLGYWWCCVPKGTLRLRHIAVWVIYPLVYFAYALLRGHLLGLYQYPFINVEKLGYPQVFINAGGILLGFVAIALVVVALDRWKGRS from the coding sequence ATGCGCGCTTTCATTACCGCGGCAGCGGTGCTGGGCTGGGTCGGGTTGAGCATTCAGCTGTACCTGATTTTCTACGGGCGCTGGAGCGTCGGGGCGAGTTTGCTCGGCGGGCTGGTGAGCTTTTTCAGTTTCTTTACCGTGTTGACCAACACCCTGGTGGCGGTGGTGCTCAGCCATGCGCTGACGGGCCGAACGTCAAAGGCCCGAGGTTTTTTCCTGACGCCTTGGGTCAGCAGCGCGATTGCGGTGAGCATCGCGGTGGTGGGCCTGGCGTACAACCTGTTGCTGCGGCATTTGTGGCACCCGCAGGGTTGGCAGTTTCTGGCCGATGAGTTGTTGCACGACGTGATGCCGCTGCTGTTTCTGGGCTACTGGTGGTGCTGTGTGCCCAAGGGCACATTGCGTTTGCGGCATATCGCGGTGTGGGTGATTTATCCACTGGTGTATTTCGCCTACGCGTTGCTGCGCGGGCATTTGCTGGGGTTGTATCAATACCCGTTCATTAACGTTGAAAAACTCGGTTACCCCCAGGTGTTCATCAACGCTGGGGGCATTTTGCTGGGGTTTGTGGCGATTGCTTTAGTGGTCGTCGCGCTGGACCGCTGGAAAGGGCGGTCGTAG